The following DNA comes from Salvia splendens isolate huo1 chromosome 17, SspV2, whole genome shotgun sequence.
GGGTGATACCTTTCACATACCTTAGGGTACCGATCTTCAGAGGAGCAAGGAAGGCTGATCATCTTTTGCCCCTCAGGCAGAAACTCATGGATAGAATCCACAGTTGGTCCCATCGACACCTTGCTTTTGGGGGTCGGCTTGAtttgattaagagcaccctcACCGCCATCCCGCTTCACATCTTACAGGTCATGAACCCTCTGATTGGCTTTCTGGACGAGTTGGAGCAGATTCTGGCTAGATTTTTTTGGGGTACAGTTGGACAAAAGAGGAAGCTGCACTGGATTTCTTGGAGACAGATTTGCTTGCCTTTTGATGAGGGTGGCTTGGGTATTCGCCGCTTCAGGGAAGTGGCAGTGGCTTTTGGGTTCAAGCTGTGGTGGAGACTGCTAGCTCAGGATTCTCTTTGGGCCAAGTTCATGACCCAGAAGTACAATATCCTTCCTTGTCATTTGCATACATCTCCTTGTGGGTCGCATGATAGTCCTACTTGGCGTCGTTTGCGTCGTATTTGGTCATACATGCATGAGTATATTCGTTGGTCCTTGGGTGTGGGGAAGATCAGCTTCTGGGATGATGTATGGCTGGGGGCTAGCCCCATCCGGAGTCTGTGCGTCCCGGAAAATGATCCTCCTCAATCTCAGGCCGTTGCATCTTATTGGCATGATTATGCATGGGATGAGGATATGCTGCATAGTTTATCTTTCAGGTTTGGCGTACCTCCAGATGTGATAGACCAGATCAGAGCCACGCCGATCGAGTTGGGGCGAAGGATGATCGGCGGTGGAGTCTGACTAGCCATGGCGAGTTCTCTGTGACCTCAGCCTGGGAAAGCATCCAGACTAGATTCCCGAATAGAGAGATTTTCGGGCTTATCTGGAACCAAGGgttgacccctaccatctcggTATTCATTTGGAGGTTGTTATTTGGTAGGTTGCCGGTGGATGAGAAGTTGCAGAGGAGGGAGATTGAGTTAGAGTCTAGATGTCAGTGTTGTCGGTCTCCTTCAATCGAGTCTCTTAGTCATGTCTTTTTCTTGAGTCAGTAGGCTTTTTCTGCATGGGAATATTTCGATGCCTGGTTTCCTTCCTCGCACACACCGATTCACACGAGtactgatattgcacttagactaggtcactGGCAGAGGTCCTCTTTCTAGAGGGCTCCCGCCTTACATATTAGTTTTCTTGTACCCTGTTTGAttgcttggtttctttggacggagaggaacggCTGCAAGCATGACGGTCGTCCTTTTCGTCACtctcatgttatttggcaggtaaCTCACCACCTGCACGTGCTTGTCTTGGCCGGCAAGATCACCCCGATCCACTAGAGGGGATGTTCGCCGTCGGTTGATTTCATGCCTTCCTCCCCCAGACAGCGTGTTCTGCGGTAACTCATGGTCCTATGGCATCCCCCTGATGTCCCTTGGGTGAAGCTAAACACTGATGGTGCCTTCTCTACATCGACAATGGAGGCGGGGGAGGGAGGATTGGTTAGAGGCTCTGATGGAGGACTCCTGCGTGCCTTCTGTGCTCCGATAGCcgcatcatcgagctttgaggcggagctgttggctCTGATTCGGGGGTTCGAGATGACTATGGAGCTTTCGACACACATCTGGATTGAGCTTGACTCAGCGGCTCTGGTTACCTTGTTGTCATCTGGACAGCTTGGCGCTGCGGAGTtcagacatcacatggctttgatccggagtATGACTTTTCAGCGGCATGTTCGgttctcacacatctacagagaaggAAACCGAGTTGCTGATTTtcttgcaggtaggggggtTCAGACTCCTACCCTTACTTACTATGATCCAATATCTGCGCCTCGGTATCTAAAGGCGTtggttaggatggaccagctgagatatcctaacttccgtttccgacgtagagatgtgggttTATCTAGCTTCTTTGGTGGCtggttttgataatttttcgtTTCTCCCTCATATATATATTGTCAGTTCTTTTCCACTTGATAGTATGGAGGATCTCGACCCGTGGGACCTTTATTAGGCttcttcatgttcttgtttagatccTAGTCActttgggctaagatcatgttggtagaacattttattttgatattatttacgggttggaggtctgcctaaacctcccgcccacaaagggcatttttgattaaaaaaaaaaaaattcatatatggAGATTAGGAAATAAAGCGTAGGAATATCGCACAGAAATAACGGATTCTTTTATTGAAATTGGAACGAAATAGAATAGGAAAATActagcaaaaaaaaaaggaaagaattgaATTAGGGCAAGACTATTAGTAAAATCGAATGAAATTCTTTAATTGAGGGTTTTTTATAAACCTAAATAACTGCACCCAATCCGTGCGCTCCCGCCACCCTCCGGCGCCCCTGAATCCCTCGCCCCGGCCTGATTATGGTAATTAACTTTGCTTCTCATCTGTTCACGTTGATAGAATATACTTATCAGATTTTAATTCAGTTTACTTGCTCTAATCAGCTGGTTTAGTGCAAGATGAGTTAGTGATTGGGTCGCTGATGGTTGGACCTTGGGTAGAAGTTTCAGTTAGGGAGGGTTGTGCATTATGTTAAATTGATTCGAATAGAATCGAACTGAGAAAGTAGGATACTCAATGCTGAACCGGATTGGTTGATTTGGTTTCGATTTTAACCAAGCTTATGGAGTTCATATGAAATAGTTTTGAAATAGCTAGATGCCCATTAGTGTTATCCCTATGATTTATTTGATGAATGTTTGCTTTAATGCAGATAAGGTAATTAAGAGAGCCGTAGTCGGAAAAGTTCAACCAAGTAGATATGGGGGTTTGTGCTGACAGGAAAGGGAGAACCCCTAAAGAGTCATCTCAAGAAAAAGAGCACAATGGAGAGTATGGGAGAAAAAGAGGTAGATACAACAGGTCTACGAGAACACCTGGTATGCATTGTTATCTATTTTCACTGTTTATtgcattttaatatattatatccaTTTTCTGAGACGTCTGAAATATAATCTAGTTCACTTCTTCAAATCCTTGCATCGAATTTAAAATGAACTATTTAAGACTAAGTTTTTTCCAACATAATGTGATGCATATCATTGTAGGCATGTCTGATTGGGATGATGGAAGATGGGAGTGGGAAGAATCCCCACGTCGTGATGGTCATGATTCTAGTAGCAGACATTGTCGGCCTTCTCCATCCCCTATGCTTGTTGGGGCCTCGCCTGATGCACGGCTTGTTTCTCCATGGTTGGGAGGGCGTACTCCCAATTCTTCAGGTAAGTCCTATAAACCTCTCATAACTCATATGCTGAAATTTGGAATCGTATTGTATAGTACTTGAGCTAACCTTTTCTGCATGCACTGCAACAGCTGCGTCTCCTTGGGATAGCTATGCTCCTTGCCCTACTCTAATTCGGGCACGTGGGGTGTGTTTTAGGTCTGCAAGTTCCCAATCTGGTGGGAGCTCCAATCAGGTTGACACTAAGGTATAAAGGCTCTCTTTCTTTTCCAACTCTTTCTTCCTATCTCTCTCTTTGAATTCTCTTGAACCCCCTCCTAACAGTTACAAGTTATTGTTTGCTGTAATTTCTTATTCTTACGTATTTCCATTTTCTATGTTTCTTTTCTTGTTTTAGGATGGAGAAAATGGTCCAGAAAGCACATCCGCAGACCAGAATCATGAGATAACAGAAAGTATGCGTTTAGAGATGGAATACAGTTCTGATCGTGCCTGGTAATTTAATCTggacatttttttatattagtggTTTAAAGTATATGCTTGATTTAGTCCACTTTGTCTAGGATAGCCCTAGATGGCTATAATTGTATGTGTGTCGGCAAGAATGATGGACCATGGAAAGATATGAATTtgtgttaatattttaatttgaagaaGGTAGTAGAAAAAGGGGAGGGTAGTGAACTCATATTTTGTTTATGTAATTACAGAAATAAGTTATCTATATCAGGAAGGTAGTGACAGAAATAAGTTATCTATATCAGGAAGATTTGTTTGGTCACATTCttattactccctccttcccagaagaatatgcactctggactatgcacgagttttaatgaacaattggtaaagtaagagagaggtagaaagaaaaagtaattaaagtgtTGTTAGTGGATAAGCAGTCCCACCTtaatagagagaaaagagttttcaaaattagaaagtgcatattcttgtgatacggactaaaaaggaaatagtgcatattcttatgggacgtagggagtataaATTACCATGAGAGCATTGTGTTTCCGCCTAGTAGTTTTTAGTTTGCCAATCGCTCtatgggattttgttgttttcagGTTGCTTCATACATAATCTGGATGTTTCTCATAGCAAATGAATCATGTCTGCAGGTATGATCGAGAAGAAGGCAGCAGTGTTTATGACGCTGATGGCTCCTCTGCCTTTCTTGGTGACGAGGCATCTTTCAATAAAAAAGAAGCAGGGTTGGCTAAGAGACTGGTATAGTTCATAATGGCTTTGATCCTAAACATGTGAAAAGTTTTTTGgcttttgtgtgtgtgtatgtgtgggTGTCTAATGTAACTCAATCCTTTTTGGCCTATGTTTTAAGGGCAATAAACTTGAAATCTAATTGCTTAAAATTGTACTATGTGCTCATGTAATGTGGAAAAGTTTAGAACTAGTATAAGTACTGATGTAGTTTTTTCTAATTTCTCATGCTTCTGTTAAATCCAACGGATTCTGCTTTGGATTGTAGGTGAGAAGAGATGGGACTAAGATGACTTTTGCACAGAGCAAAAAACTTTCGCAGCTCACTGCTGATAATGCTCAGTGGGAGGATAGACAACTTTTGAGATCAGGTGCTGTCAGAGGAACCGAGGTGCAGACTGAGTTTGATGATGAGGAAGAACGAAAGGTTATTCTTCTTGTGCATGGTATGCCTGAATCTTACACTTGGATGGTCTATGATGTCCTCATTTTCACTTTGAAGCAAAGCTGTTATATTTGTTATTCAGATTCTAAATATTTTGTTTAACAGATACAAAACCCCTTTTTCTCGATGGGAGGATTGCTTTCACGAATCAAGCTGAGCCAGTTGTGCCATTGAAAGACCCTACGTCAGATATGGCTATAATATCACGGAAGGGCTCCAATCTGGTTAAGGAAATTCGTGAAAAACAAAGCATGAACAAGTCCAGACAACGGTTTTGGGAGCTTGCTGGTTCTAATCTTGGCAATATTCTTGGTGTTGAGAAAACTGCAGATCAGGTATGCAACAttcagaatttaaataatttatttcttggTCTTTTGGCATAACCATTGAAGCTCTGAACTCTTTTTGCATTGTTTACTAGATTGACGCAGATACTGCTAAAGTTGGCGATCAAGGTGAAATTGATTTCAAACAGGATGCAAAATTTGCACAACATTTGAAAAAAGGAGAGGGAGTCAGCAATTTTGCTAAATCAAAAACATTTGCCCAACAGCGACAATATTTGCCCATCTTCTCTATACGAGAAGAATTACTGCAGGTATGAGTTGTTTATTGAGCTCTTTTCTAATGCTTAATTGATTGATGTAGAAACATTAAAGCATTCCCCCAATACATGAAGCTTTGAATGGAAAATAAGATTGGTGTTCTGTAATTTTACTGGATTTTCAGTTTTGGCTCATAAACCATTTGTTCTGCAGTGACGTGGTAAATAGTTCTGACCCAAATTTACCCTAATTTCTTTCTTGCTTGTTTTTGGGTCCTTTGAGAAAGAGTTGTGCATTTCAGCATTTTCCAAATTTGATTTCCCTGCCAAGCATAATGGTATCATAATGGTTTTCTGGAGAAATCCACATTTTGATAGTTTTCGGAGTATTTGTTATTCAATCTCATCTTTTATAAATACAGGTAATCCGCGAAAATCAAGTGATCGTAGTGGTTGGTGAAACTGGTTCAGGAAAGACGACACAATTAACACAGGTATGTTCAGAGTCGTATTTATAAAATGATTTGTCGGAATTTGTGTCTGTATATCCTGAAGACATTGTTTGAATCATAAAAATACTTTCTCTGCACAGTATCTTCATGAAGATGGGTACACAAACAATGGCATTGTTGGCTGCACACAACCAAGGCGTGTGGCTGCCATGAGTGTTGCAAAAAGAGTGAGCGAAGAGATGGAAACTGAACTTGGTGATAAAGTTGGATATGCCATACGTTTTGAAGATGTCACTGGGCCTAACACTGTTATTAAGGTAGTGACTTCTTGTCCCATCCTCATTTGTACTCAATTTTATACTTTTGTTGATTTTCTTGGCTAATAGTATTTGTTTGATGTGAGAGTATATTCTCTACAAGTACTTCAATTTCTAGTTCACTTATGAACACCAGCTGCACTATGCACAAACTGCTGCAACTGGTGGTGCATATGAGTGGATTGTCCATCTATTGGCTTGATCTGCGAGTACATTTGTCTAGAAACTGGAATACTCAGTTCAAGTCTCTAATTCTCAGTTAACAGTTCTCAAACAAGCTATATGTTCTCTTGCAGTACATGACTGATGGTGTGTTGCTGAGGGAGACTCTAAAAGATTCTGACCTGGAAAAATATCGGTATGCATTTCTTGAATTTCAGGTTGTTCTGAGCAGTGCTTGTTGTGACAATAGTTGTGTTGACTCTTTTTATCTTCGTCATGTAGCATCATTGTGATGGATGAAGCACACGAGCGGTCCCTAAGCACAGATGTACTTTTTGGTATCCTCAAGAAAGTCGTGGCCAGACGTCGTGATTTCAAGCTCATTGTGACTTCTGCTACTCTCAATGCTCAAAagttttcagatttttttggAAACGTACCTATATTTCACATCCCTGGGAGGACATTCCCGGTTCAGACATTGTACAGTAAGACACCTTGTGAAGATTACGTCGAGGGTGCAGTAAAGCAGGCTATGGCGATTCACATCACTAGTGCTCCTGGCGACATCCTAATCTTCATGACTGGTCAAGATGAGATTGAGGCGACATGTTATGCTCTTCAAGAACGTATGGAACAACTCGCTTCCAAAAAGGAAGCTCCAAAGCTGTTAATCCTTCCCATATACTCCCAGCTTCCTGCTGACTTGCAAGCAAAGATTTTTGAGAATGCTGAAGATGGAGCTCGCAAGTGTATTGTTGCTACAAATATTGCTGAGACATCGTTGACTGTGGATGGGATCTTATATGTCATTGACACGGGTTATGGTAAGATAAAAGTCTATAACCCCCGTATGGGTTTGGATGCTCTCCAAGTGTTTCCAGTTAGTCGTGCTAATGCTGATCAGCGTGCTGGACGAGCTGGAAGAACTGGGCCGGGGACTTGCTACCGGCTTTATACAGAGAGCGCTTATCTGAACGAAATGCTACCCAGTCCAGTCCCAGAAATCCAGAGAAGCAACGTGGGAAATGTGGTTTTGCTGCTCAAGAGTTTAAAAGTCGACAACCTATTAGATTTTGACTTCATGGATCCTCCTCCACAAGAAAACATCCTCAACTCCATGTACCAGCTGTGGGTGTTGGGTGCTCTGAACAACGTTGGGGATCTGACAGATATAGGTTGGAAGATGGTTGAGTTTCCCTTGGATCCCCCATTGGCC
Coding sequences within:
- the LOC121773637 gene encoding pre-mRNA-splicing factor ATP-dependent RNA helicase DEAH7-like translates to MGVCADRKGRTPKESSQEKEHNGEYGRKRGRYNRSTRTPGMSDWDDGRWEWEESPRRDGHDSSSRHCRPSPSPMLVGASPDARLVSPWLGGRTPNSSAASPWDSYAPCPTLIRARGVCFRSASSQSGGSSNQVDTKDGENGPESTSADQNHEITESMRLEMEYSSDRAWYDREEGSSVYDADGSSAFLGDEASFNKKEAGLAKRLVRRDGTKMTFAQSKKLSQLTADNAQWEDRQLLRSGAVRGTEVQTEFDDEEERKVILLVHDTKPLFLDGRIAFTNQAEPVVPLKDPTSDMAIISRKGSNLVKEIREKQSMNKSRQRFWELAGSNLGNILGVEKTADQIDADTAKVGDQGEIDFKQDAKFAQHLKKGEGVSNFAKSKTFAQQRQYLPIFSIREELLQVIRENQVIVVVGETGSGKTTQLTQYLHEDGYTNNGIVGCTQPRRVAAMSVAKRVSEEMETELGDKVGYAIRFEDVTGPNTVIKYMTDGVLLRETLKDSDLEKYRIIVMDEAHERSLSTDVLFGILKKVVARRRDFKLIVTSATLNAQKFSDFFGNVPIFHIPGRTFPVQTLYSKTPCEDYVEGAVKQAMAIHITSAPGDILIFMTGQDEIEATCYALQERMEQLASKKEAPKLLILPIYSQLPADLQAKIFENAEDGARKCIVATNIAETSLTVDGILYVIDTGYGKIKVYNPRMGLDALQVFPVSRANADQRAGRAGRTGPGTCYRLYTESAYLNEMLPSPVPEIQRSNVGNVVLLLKSLKVDNLLDFDFMDPPPQENILNSMYQLWVLGALNNVGDLTDIGWKMVEFPLDPPLAKMLLMGKQLGCIDEVLTIVSMLSVPSVFFRPKDRVEESDAAREKFFVPESDHLTLLNVYQQWESNHCRGDWCNDHFLHVKGLRKAREVRSQLLDILQTLRIPLMSCGLDWDVVRMAICSAYFHNSARLKGVGEYVNCRNGMPCHLHPSSALYGLGYTPDYVVYHELILTAKEYMQCATAVEPQWLAELGPMFFSVKDSDTSMIYHKKKQKQEKTAMEEEMESLRKVQEDKERERRENEKKKRQKEQQQVSLPGLKLKEGASTYLRPKRLGL